One Rhodobacteraceae bacterium M385 genomic region harbors:
- a CDS encoding alpha-D-ribose 1-methylphosphonate 5-triphosphate diphosphatase, translating into MPHAPLSITFQNAQVLRTDGLEVADLSTSKGLIGTKASRTVDAAGYMILPGIVDLHGDGFEHHMAPRRGAQSDPALGLRAVEAELAANGITTAMLAQFFSWEGGMRGPDFAQTLVRAVADYQATTDLHIQLRLEVAISDLFTRAAALIAEGGIRYVVLNDHLPHKALAAGKRPPRLTGQALKSGRSPEAHLAMLQELHENMPRAEIAVAALTAELRAAHVRIGSHDDRTASDRTRNRALGADICEFPETLAAAEAAHEAGEPIIMGAPNVVRGGSHDKKIAAKDLILKGWVTALVSDYHYPSLHRAALKLWDDGMELPQAWGLISAGPARVMGWKDRGQLVPGLRADLVVMHAETRRIEGVICGGRVTHLTGELATRMVG; encoded by the coding sequence ATGCCCCACGCGCCCCTTTCCATTACGTTTCAAAATGCTCAGGTTCTCAGGACCGATGGGCTTGAGGTGGCTGATCTTTCGACCTCGAAGGGGCTTATCGGCACGAAGGCCTCCCGCACCGTTGATGCCGCGGGCTACATGATCCTGCCGGGCATTGTCGATCTGCATGGCGACGGGTTTGAACACCACATGGCGCCCCGTCGTGGGGCGCAGTCGGACCCCGCCCTTGGCCTTCGCGCGGTCGAGGCAGAGTTGGCGGCCAACGGCATTACTACCGCCATGCTGGCGCAGTTTTTCTCGTGGGAAGGCGGGATGCGGGGGCCGGATTTTGCCCAAACGCTGGTGCGTGCGGTGGCGGATTATCAGGCGACGACGGACCTGCACATCCAACTGCGGCTGGAGGTGGCGATTTCGGACCTTTTCACCCGCGCCGCCGCATTGATCGCGGAAGGGGGCATCCGTTACGTGGTGCTGAACGATCACCTTCCCCACAAGGCTTTGGCTGCCGGAAAGCGCCCGCCTCGGCTGACCGGGCAGGCGCTGAAGTCGGGGCGCTCCCCCGAGGCGCATCTGGCAATGCTGCAAGAGCTTCATGAAAACATGCCTCGCGCTGAAATAGCCGTTGCCGCGCTGACGGCAGAGCTGAGGGCGGCTCATGTGCGCATCGGCAGCCACGATGATCGCACCGCGAGTGATCGCACCCGCAACCGGGCCCTGGGCGCAGACATATGCGAGTTCCCCGAAACGCTTGCGGCGGCGGAGGCGGCACATGAGGCCGGAGAGCCGATTATCATGGGCGCTCCCAATGTCGTGCGCGGCGGATCACACGATAAGAAGATCGCGGCAAAAGATTTGATTTTAAAGGGTTGGGTGACGGCTTTGGTATCGGATTACCATTACCCCTCACTGCATCGGGCGGCGCTGAAACTTTGGGATGATGGGATGGAGTTGCCGCAGGCTTGGGGGTTGATCTCTGCCGGGCCGGCACGGGTGATGGGATGGAAGGACAGGGGCCAATTGGTGCCCGGGCTGCGCGCTGATCTGGTGGTGATGCACGCAGAGACCCGCCGGATCGAGGGTGTGATCTGTGGCGGGCGCGTGACGCATTTGACCGGTGAACTTGCAACAAGAATGGTGGGCTGA
- a CDS encoding NUDIX hydrolase, producing MSNPASKRPIRMAVRGLLMVDDRLLLVNAWPEAKSDLMCAPGGGADPHHSLEDNLKREFQEETGLEIAVGAPCLVNEFHDPRRHFHQVDVYFRVTLISGDPLQAWTDPEGIVTKRRLVSRAEMASIRVKPDSLERIAWDGGFYYDPLELAIR from the coding sequence ATGTCCAATCCCGCCTCCAAGCGCCCCATTCGCATGGCTGTCCGCGGCCTCCTGATGGTCGATGACCGCCTCCTTTTGGTGAATGCCTGGCCGGAGGCGAAGTCCGATCTGATGTGTGCGCCCGGCGGTGGGGCCGATCCCCATCACTCCCTTGAGGACAACCTGAAGCGAGAATTTCAGGAGGAAACCGGGCTGGAAATTGCCGTCGGGGCGCCTTGCCTCGTGAATGAATTCCACGACCCGCGCCGCCACTTCCACCAAGTCGATGTCTATTTCCGCGTCACCCTGATCTCGGGCGACCCCTTGCAGGCCTGGACCGATCCGGAAGGCATCGTCACCAAACGCCGCCTCGTGTCACGGGCCGAAATGGCCAGCATTCGCGTGAAACCCGATAGCTTGGAACGCATCGCTTGGGACGGCGGCTTCTACTACGATCCCTTGGAACTCGCCATCCGCTGA
- a CDS encoding DMT family transporter codes for MRFMLLVCVVLVAFAANSILNRMAVGGAEIDALLFALVRAFAGAVMLTVLVLARRRGLPVFRAARIVGAGSLTLYLVGFSIAYVQMDAGLGALILFGGVQVTMFAGSLFEGERPPLRRWIGAALALAGLTWLSWPTGPTALPAVAVIAMLVAAVGWGIYSLAGRRALDPMAETGANFIWSVPPLLLLTMLRPAQIDGVETTPLGFALAIVAGAVTSGLGYALWYSVLPRLGGSTSALLQLTVPIIAMAAGVALLDEVVTWRMLGAGLVTLGGIAYGLGLFQRMASSKGS; via the coding sequence GTGCGATTTATGCTTCTGGTGTGCGTGGTCCTTGTGGCCTTCGCGGCGAACTCGATCCTCAATAGGATGGCGGTGGGTGGCGCAGAGATTGACGCGCTGTTGTTCGCCTTGGTCCGCGCCTTCGCCGGGGCGGTAATGCTGACCGTTCTGGTCTTGGCTCGGCGGCGCGGCCTGCCGGTGTTTCGCGCAGCCCGGATCGTGGGGGCGGGCAGCCTTACGCTTTATCTTGTTGGCTTTTCAATTGCTTACGTGCAGATGGATGCGGGGCTTGGGGCCTTGATCCTGTTCGGTGGCGTTCAGGTCACCATGTTTGCCGGGTCGTTGTTTGAGGGCGAACGCCCGCCGCTGCGCCGCTGGATCGGGGCCGCACTGGCCCTAGCGGGCCTGACGTGGTTGAGCTGGCCCACGGGACCGACGGCTCTTCCGGCGGTTGCCGTCATCGCCATGTTGGTGGCAGCGGTGGGGTGGGGGATCTACAGCCTCGCGGGGCGTCGCGCGCTAGACCCGATGGCCGAGACGGGGGCGAATTTCATTTGGTCGGTGCCGCCATTGTTGTTGCTGACGATGCTGCGTCCTGCCCAGATTGATGGGGTAGAGACGACGCCGTTAGGCTTTGCCTTGGCGATTGTGGCGGGGGCTGTAACCTCGGGGCTTGGCTATGCGCTTTGGTATTCGGTTTTGCCGCGTCTTGGGGGATCGACCTCGGCGCTGCTGCAACTGACGGTGCCGATCATCGCTATGGCCGCAGGCGTGGCGCTATTGGACGAGGTGGTGACATGGCGCATGTTGGGGGCCGGTTTGGTCACCTTGGGGGGCATTGCTTACGGCCTTGGCCTGTTTCAGCGGATGGCGAGTTCCAAGGGATCGTAG